In one window of Desulfonatronospira thiodismutans ASO3-1 DNA:
- a CDS encoding aminopeptidase, with the protein MEFKTRNCWEVYKSKKHRGAMDKMARRYVEFLSRCKTERETVEWVRSRAVESGFSEDWSSDKVFKVHKGKSIFLAWKGKKPLAQGVRLLGAHADTPRLDLKQRPVYEECQVSLAKTHYYGGIRKHQWLARPLALHGVIIKTDGTRIDVNIGEKESDPVFTVSDLLPHLAQKQIEKKLSQAFEAEKLNVVLGHMPYSRDTKDSGEEGEKKAVKKNVLHLLNQKFGIVEEDLYSAELQAVPAGPARFVGLDQGLIGGYGHDDRVCVFTGMEAFLQKGEPQYTRVAIFWDKEEIGSEGSSSARSLFMQYCLEELLENWEPATRPRTMYSATRAVSADVHAAMDPDYQDVHEKLNASLIGHGPVFCKFTGHRGKVGANDAHAEYIGWLRAILNRAGVPWQMAETGKVDLGGGGTVAKFLAVYGMDIIDFGPGVLGMHSPFEIVSKADVYAAYLAYSEFFKAGNN; encoded by the coding sequence ATGGAGTTCAAGACCAGGAACTGCTGGGAAGTATACAAGAGCAAGAAGCACAGGGGGGCCATGGATAAAATGGCCCGCAGGTACGTGGAGTTTCTCAGCCGGTGCAAGACAGAGCGCGAAACCGTGGAGTGGGTGCGCTCCAGAGCCGTGGAAAGCGGTTTTTCAGAGGACTGGAGTTCGGATAAGGTTTTCAAGGTGCACAAGGGCAAGAGTATCTTTCTGGCCTGGAAGGGAAAAAAGCCCCTGGCCCAGGGAGTGCGCCTGCTGGGGGCGCATGCTGATACCCCGCGCCTGGATCTCAAGCAGAGACCGGTTTACGAGGAGTGCCAGGTGAGCCTGGCCAAGACCCATTACTACGGAGGCATTCGCAAGCACCAGTGGCTGGCCAGGCCCCTGGCCCTGCACGGGGTGATAATCAAGACCGACGGCACCAGGATAGACGTAAACATCGGCGAGAAAGAAAGTGATCCGGTGTTCACCGTGTCCGACCTGCTGCCGCATCTGGCCCAGAAGCAGATTGAAAAGAAGCTGTCCCAGGCCTTTGAGGCCGAGAAGCTGAACGTCGTCCTAGGTCATATGCCTTATTCCCGGGACACAAAAGACTCCGGGGAAGAGGGGGAAAAAAAGGCGGTCAAGAAAAACGTCCTGCACCTTTTGAACCAGAAGTTCGGTATTGTGGAGGAGGATCTCTACAGTGCAGAACTGCAGGCGGTTCCGGCAGGCCCGGCCAGGTTCGTAGGCCTGGACCAGGGGCTTATCGGCGGATATGGTCATGATGACCGGGTATGCGTCTTCACCGGCATGGAGGCCTTTTTGCAGAAGGGTGAGCCCCAGTATACCCGGGTGGCCATTTTCTGGGACAAGGAGGAGATCGGCTCCGAAGGCTCCAGCAGCGCCAGGTCCCTGTTCATGCAGTACTGCCTGGAAGAACTTCTGGAGAACTGGGAGCCTGCGACCCGTCCCAGGACCATGTATTCCGCCACCCGGGCCGTATCCGCTGATGTGCACGCGGCCATGGATCCGGATTACCAGGATGTGCATGAAAAGCTTAATGCCTCCCTCATAGGCCACGGTCCTGTCTTTTGTAAATTCACCGGACACAGGGGCAAGGTGGGAGCCAATGATGCCCACGCCGAATACATCGGCTGGCTGCGGGCAATTCTCAACAGGGCAGGCGTACCCTGGCAGATGGCTGAAACCGGCAAGGTGGACCTGGGCGGAGGCGGCACAGTGGCCAAGTTCCTGGCGGTATACGGCATGGATATTATAGATTTCGGCCCAGGGGTTCTGGGGATGCACAGCCCTTTTGAGATCGTGAGCAAGGCCGATGTCTACGCGGCTTATCTGGCCTATTCGGAGTTTTTCAAGGCCGGGAACAACTAA
- the selA gene encoding L-seryl-tRNA(Sec) selenium transferase produces MSKLYRSLPSVDSVLAGAVQDPDLAGLPRNMLRDLVNDFLDLCREEIRSGVIARESDLEASVLQPRLLAYLRAHSRPHFRRVINATGVVIHTNLGRSILTHEAAASVSEACRHYSNLEFSLDTGQRGSRYSHVEDLLCRISGAEAGLVVNNNAAAVLLVLDTLARGREVVVSRSQLVEIGGSFRIPEVMAKSGAHLREVGATNRTHLKDYRQAIGPDTGALMKVHTSNYRIIGFYKEVPLKELVQLGREHDLPVIEDMGSGNFFDFQAHGYNFMPEPTVQQVIRDGVSVVSFSGDKLLGGPQAGIILGEKKYIDPIKKNPMNRALRIDKMTLAALESTLRMYLDPELARSKIPTLRMITAGEKDLLQKARRLKNRIRRNIKADMELAVFPAQSRVGGGAFPEQDLPTTLVGIKIAGLSCQDMRNRLLNTDPPLVGRVEEDFFCLDPRTIDDSEMGMVVSVLKDIL; encoded by the coding sequence TTGTCTAAGCTTTATCGCAGTCTGCCTTCGGTGGACTCGGTCCTGGCCGGAGCGGTCCAGGACCCTGATCTGGCAGGACTGCCCCGGAATATGCTCCGGGACCTGGTAAATGACTTTCTGGACCTGTGCCGCGAGGAGATCCGCTCCGGGGTCATAGCCCGGGAGAGCGACCTGGAAGCCAGTGTACTGCAGCCCAGGCTGCTGGCTTACCTCAGGGCGCATTCCAGGCCGCATTTCCGGCGGGTCATAAACGCCACCGGGGTGGTTATCCATACCAACCTGGGCCGCTCCATTCTCACCCACGAGGCTGCTGCCTCCGTGAGCGAGGCATGCAGGCACTATTCCAACCTGGAATTTTCCTTAGATACAGGCCAGAGAGGCAGTCGCTATTCCCACGTGGAAGACCTGCTCTGCCGTATTTCCGGGGCCGAGGCCGGCCTGGTGGTGAACAACAACGCTGCCGCAGTCCTGCTGGTGCTGGACACCCTGGCCAGGGGCAGGGAAGTAGTGGTCTCCAGGAGCCAGCTGGTGGAGATAGGCGGGTCATTTCGTATCCCGGAGGTCATGGCCAAGTCCGGCGCGCATTTAAGGGAGGTGGGGGCCACCAACCGTACTCACTTAAAGGACTACCGCCAGGCAATTGGCCCGGACACTGGGGCGCTCATGAAAGTGCACACCTCCAATTACCGCATTATCGGGTTCTACAAGGAAGTCCCCCTCAAAGAGCTGGTTCAGCTGGGCCGGGAGCATGATCTGCCGGTCATAGAGGATATGGGCAGCGGCAATTTTTTTGACTTTCAGGCCCACGGTTATAACTTCATGCCTGAGCCCACTGTGCAGCAGGTAATCCGCGACGGGGTCTCGGTGGTCTCCTTCAGCGGGGATAAGCTTCTGGGCGGCCCCCAGGCCGGAATTATCCTGGGGGAAAAAAAATATATAGATCCTATAAAGAAAAATCCCATGAACCGGGCCCTGCGCATAGACAAGATGACCCTGGCCGCCCTGGAGTCTACTCTCAGGATGTATTTGGACCCGGAGCTGGCTAGAAGCAAAATCCCCACCCTGCGCATGATAACCGCCGGGGAAAAGGATCTGCTGCAAAAGGCCCGCAGGCTTAAAAACCGCATCCGAAGAAATATCAAGGCGGACATGGAACTTGCAGTTTTTCCGGCCCAGTCAAGAGTGGGCGGCGGGGCCTTTCCGGAGCAGGATCTGCCCACAACACTTGTGGGCATCAAGATTGCCGGATTGAGCTGCCAGGACATGAGAAACAGGCTTTTAAATACCGACCCACCTCTGGTGGGGCGGGTTGAAGAAGATTTTTTCTGCCTGGATCCCAGAACCATTGACGATTCTGAAATGGGGATGGTGGTTTCGGTGCTCAAGGATATCCTTTGA
- a CDS encoding bifunctional folylpolyglutamate synthase/dihydrofolate synthase encodes MYKFNDFSVLQEYLDHLGLFRMELGLERMQKALQRVDFRPGEPYLVQIIGTNGKGSTASYLESLARMHGLKTGIFTSPHLVSVKERALVNGKKLPDKAWLKAANLLDGSCGDLELTYFEFLTLAAVLMFRDAGVDLGVMEAGLGGRYDATTTLEAGLQVYTCIDMDHTSILGETIEEIARDKAMAVRADSTVVLARQNYPQAAETVQSTASGVGSSLYRVQDFFVQKDAGTYFTGEPDFFVGTDVPGIHGDYQLQNAETALVAWRILSRRFDLKMDPQKCLQALQDTFLPGRMHVVSRDPLIILDGAHNPGAMDRVHSFLGGLAIRPGHIVFTCLSDKEIEPMLQMLRRFYPARVLVPDMGSGPRSMDRQELLSMMGDGAKPLDDLEGFLKGLAPGDDPVLVCGSLYLLGHVYRLFPEWMKKKGIALF; translated from the coding sequence ATGTATAAATTTAATGATTTTAGTGTGTTGCAGGAATATCTGGATCACCTGGGGCTTTTTCGCATGGAGCTTGGCCTGGAAAGGATGCAAAAGGCCCTGCAAAGGGTGGATTTCAGGCCGGGGGAGCCATACCTGGTACAGATCATAGGCACCAACGGCAAAGGATCCACCGCTTCCTACCTGGAAAGCCTGGCCCGGATGCATGGACTTAAAACAGGCATCTTTACTTCTCCGCACCTGGTAAGCGTCAAGGAGAGGGCACTGGTAAACGGTAAAAAGCTACCGGACAAGGCCTGGCTCAAGGCGGCCAACCTGTTGGATGGGTCCTGCGGAGATCTGGAACTAACGTATTTTGAGTTTTTGACCCTGGCGGCGGTGCTCATGTTCCGTGACGCCGGGGTGGACCTTGGTGTCATGGAGGCCGGCCTGGGAGGCAGGTATGACGCCACCACCACCCTGGAAGCAGGACTGCAGGTCTATACCTGCATAGACATGGACCATACCAGCATTCTGGGAGAGACCATTGAAGAGATAGCCCGGGACAAGGCCATGGCCGTGCGTGCGGACTCCACGGTGGTCCTGGCCCGGCAGAATTATCCTCAGGCAGCGGAAACTGTGCAGAGTACAGCCTCCGGGGTCGGAAGCAGCCTTTACCGGGTGCAGGACTTTTTTGTACAAAAAGATGCAGGTACTTATTTTACCGGGGAGCCGGATTTTTTTGTGGGCACGGACGTGCCGGGTATCCATGGGGATTACCAGCTGCAGAATGCAGAGACCGCTCTTGTGGCCTGGCGGATACTCTCAAGAAGGTTTGACCTGAAGATGGATCCGCAGAAGTGCCTGCAGGCCCTGCAGGATACATTTCTGCCGGGAAGGATGCACGTGGTAAGCAGGGACCCACTGATTATTCTGGACGGGGCGCACAATCCCGGTGCCATGGACCGGGTGCATTCCTTTCTTGGGGGCCTGGCCATAAGACCCGGTCATATTGTTTTTACCTGTCTGAGCGACAAGGAGATAGAGCCCATGCTGCAGATGCTCAGGCGCTTTTACCCGGCCAGGGTGCTGGTGCCGGACATGGGTTCTGGTCCCAGGAGCATGGACAGGCAGGAGCTTTTGAGCATGATGGGTGACGGGGCAAAGCCCCTGGATGATCTGGAGGGGTTCTTGAAGGGCCTTGCTCCGGGGGACGACCCGGTGCTGGTGTGCGGCTCTTTGTACCTGCTGGGACATGTGTACAGGCTTTTTCCGGAGTGGATGAAAAAGAAAGGGATCGCACTGTTCTGA
- a CDS encoding malic enzyme-like NAD(P)-binding protein, whose translation MPLFTPRESLDYHSMGRKGKLEVVPAKPCTTQKHLSMAYSPGVANSCLEIARDPDQVFSYTNKGNLVAVISNGTAVLGLGNIGPLAAKPVMEGKGVLFKAFADIDVYDLNINQSDPEKFIQWVKMVEPTFGGINLEDIKAPECFEIEETLIREMDIPVFHDDQHGTAIISGAGLLNALEITGKNIQDIKMVVSGGGAAAISCCRFYVSMGLPAENIFMYDTRGLIHQGRSDLNPYKKQFAQANDAGSIKDTLKGADVFIGLSVKDLLNRDMVRSMARPAIIFAMANPDPEISYHEAKAADPECIMGTGRSDFPNQVNNVSGFPFIFRGALDVRARGINEDMKLAAARSLAALAKEPVPEEILEAYGVGEMSFGPDYVIPKPLDPRIVEWEAPAVARAAVQSGLARTGIDMDSYQQSLKTRMAESQKRIREFIRSYSLNF comes from the coding sequence ATGCCCCTGTTCACCCCCCGAGAATCCCTTGATTACCACAGCATGGGCAGGAAGGGCAAACTGGAAGTTGTCCCCGCCAAACCCTGCACCACCCAGAAACACCTGTCCATGGCCTACAGTCCAGGAGTGGCCAACTCCTGCCTGGAGATAGCCAGGGACCCGGACCAGGTCTTCAGCTACACCAACAAGGGCAACCTGGTGGCGGTGATTTCCAACGGCACCGCCGTCCTGGGACTGGGCAACATCGGCCCCCTGGCGGCCAAGCCGGTCATGGAAGGCAAGGGGGTGCTGTTCAAGGCCTTTGCTGATATAGACGTCTACGACCTGAACATCAACCAGAGCGACCCGGAAAAATTTATCCAGTGGGTCAAGATGGTGGAGCCCACCTTCGGGGGCATCAACCTCGAAGACATCAAGGCCCCGGAATGCTTCGAGATAGAGGAGACTCTCATCCGGGAGATGGACATCCCTGTTTTTCACGACGATCAGCACGGCACGGCCATTATCTCCGGGGCCGGGCTTTTAAACGCCCTGGAAATCACCGGCAAAAATATCCAGGACATAAAAATGGTGGTCTCCGGGGGGGGAGCTGCGGCCATTTCCTGCTGCCGCTTTTACGTCAGCATGGGCCTTCCCGCGGAAAACATATTCATGTACGATACCCGCGGACTCATTCACCAGGGCCGAAGCGACCTCAACCCCTACAAAAAACAGTTTGCCCAGGCCAATGACGCAGGCAGCATAAAAGATACCCTCAAGGGGGCCGACGTGTTTATCGGGCTGTCGGTCAAAGACCTGCTTAACCGGGACATGGTCCGCTCCATGGCAAGACCAGCCATAATCTTCGCCATGGCCAACCCTGATCCCGAGATTTCCTATCACGAAGCCAAGGCGGCGGACCCGGAGTGTATCATGGGCACGGGGCGCTCCGACTTTCCCAACCAGGTCAACAATGTATCCGGGTTTCCGTTTATTTTCCGGGGAGCCCTGGACGTGCGCGCCAGAGGTATTAACGAGGACATGAAACTGGCTGCGGCCCGCTCTCTGGCCGCCCTGGCCAAGGAGCCGGTTCCGGAGGAAATACTTGAGGCCTACGGGGTAGGCGAAATGAGCTTCGGCCCGGATTACGTGATCCCCAAACCCCTGGACCCCAGGATAGTTGAATGGGAAGCCCCGGCAGTGGCCAGGGCGGCCGTGCAGAGCGGCCTGGCCAGGACCGGCATTGATATGGACAGTTACCAGCAGTCCCTTAAAACCCGCATGGCCGAATCCCAGAAAAGAATCCGGGAGTTTATCAGGTCTTACAGTTTGAATTTTTAG
- a CDS encoding hydrogenase maturation nickel metallochaperone HypA: MHEMSIAQNLIRIVEQEMAQNDARRLLRVKISYGRISAIVPEALQTAFQALTSQTPLEGAVLETREVPLKVRCRECAAEFSPQDRDMLIMTCTSCGAEFGHEVISGKELLVEEMEVE; this comes from the coding sequence ATGCACGAAATGTCCATAGCCCAGAACCTGATCCGCATAGTGGAGCAGGAAATGGCTCAAAACGACGCCCGCAGGCTTTTGCGGGTAAAAATATCCTACGGACGCATCTCGGCCATTGTTCCCGAGGCCCTGCAGACCGCCTTTCAGGCCCTGACCAGTCAGACTCCTCTGGAGGGAGCTGTCCTGGAAACCAGGGAAGTGCCCCTGAAAGTCCGCTGCCGGGAATGCGCAGCCGAGTTTTCTCCTCAGGACCGGGATATGCTTATCATGACCTGCACCAGCTGCGGAGCCGAATTCGGGCATGAAGTCATCTCCGGCAAGGAGCTTCTGGTTGAGGAAATGGAAGTTGAATAA
- the hypB gene encoding hydrogenase nickel incorporation protein HypB: MQIKVLRNILEANDRISDQLREMFRQKGILVINLMSSPGAGKTSLLEKTLDQLRDEFSMAVIEGDLQTSNDAERIAATGAQVLQINTEGGCHLDSSMVQEAAGKMDLDQTDILFVENVGNLVCPAEFSVGEDFKVTILSVVEGDDKPEKYPLIFAESRVLLLNKTDLLPYVDFDMDKASGFARNINKNIEIFPLSARTGEGLEPWHEWLRKEVHRKKKGN, from the coding sequence ATGCAGATAAAAGTACTGCGCAATATACTGGAGGCCAACGACCGCATTTCAGACCAGCTGCGGGAAATGTTCAGGCAAAAGGGCATCCTGGTCATCAATCTCATGAGTTCACCCGGTGCCGGCAAGACCTCCCTGCTGGAAAAGACCCTGGACCAGTTAAGAGACGAGTTCAGCATGGCGGTTATAGAGGGTGATCTTCAGACCAGCAACGATGCCGAAAGAATAGCCGCCACCGGGGCCCAGGTGCTGCAGATCAACACCGAGGGCGGCTGCCACTTAGACAGTTCCATGGTCCAGGAGGCCGCAGGTAAAATGGACCTGGACCAGACCGACATCCTGTTTGTGGAAAACGTGGGCAACCTGGTCTGCCCGGCTGAATTTTCCGTGGGCGAGGATTTCAAGGTGACCATCCTTAGCGTGGTGGAAGGCGATGACAAACCGGAAAAGTATCCCCTCATCTTCGCCGAATCCAGGGTGCTGCTTCTAAACAAGACCGACCTGCTGCCTTACGTGGATTTTGACATGGACAAGGCTTCGGGGTTTGCCAGAAACATAAATAAAAACATAGAAATTTTCCCCCTCTCGGCCAGAACCGGGGAAGGACTTGAGCCCTGGCACGAATGGCTTAGAAAAGAGGTGCACAGGAAAAAAAAGGGCAACTAA
- a CDS encoding Mrp/NBP35 family ATP-binding protein codes for MKDLKMAPTCPGAQDKQKEKQDKDAKLRSRMDRISKKLVVMSGKGGVGKSTVAANMAVGLSLQGYRVGLLDLDVHGPSIPRLLSLTGEKPHMDKDFMEPVPWSRNLWVMSLGFLLPSNQDAVIWRGPVKMGLIRQFLQDVAWGELDYLVVDCPPGTGDEPMTVLQLLGEGTGAVIVTTPQAVAVDDVRRSVSFCRDMDTPVAGIVENMSGYVCHSCNEHLDIFTSGGGESLAREMNVPFLGRIPIDPEIVRSGDEGYIYVKTHPQSPAALIISSMLESVTADNRKDAEATEAI; via the coding sequence ATGAAGGACCTGAAAATGGCGCCCACATGTCCCGGCGCTCAAGATAAGCAGAAAGAAAAACAGGACAAAGATGCCAAACTGCGCAGCCGCATGGACAGGATCAGTAAAAAACTGGTGGTCATGAGCGGCAAGGGCGGCGTGGGCAAAAGTACAGTAGCCGCCAATATGGCCGTGGGGCTTAGCCTGCAGGGCTACCGGGTGGGTCTTCTGGACCTGGATGTACACGGACCGAGCATCCCCAGGCTGTTAAGCCTCACCGGGGAGAAGCCCCACATGGACAAGGATTTCATGGAACCCGTCCCCTGGAGCAGGAACCTGTGGGTCATGTCCCTGGGCTTTTTACTGCCCAGCAACCAGGATGCGGTCATCTGGCGCGGTCCGGTCAAGATGGGCCTTATCCGGCAGTTTCTGCAGGACGTGGCCTGGGGTGAGCTGGACTATCTCGTAGTGGACTGCCCTCCCGGAACCGGGGACGAGCCCATGACCGTTCTGCAGCTTCTGGGAGAAGGAACCGGGGCGGTCATCGTCACCACCCCCCAGGCGGTGGCCGTGGACGACGTTCGCCGCTCAGTAAGCTTCTGCCGGGACATGGATACTCCTGTTGCCGGCATAGTGGAAAACATGAGCGGATACGTATGCCACAGCTGCAACGAACACCTGGATATCTTCACCTCAGGGGGAGGCGAGAGCCTGGCCCGGGAAATGAATGTCCCCTTCCTGGGACGCATCCCCATAGACCCGGAAATAGTTCGTTCCGGAGACGAAGGCTATATTTACGTCAAGACCCACCCCCAGAGTCCGGCGGCCCTGATCATCAGTTCCATGCTTGAAAGTGTGACAGCTGACAACAGAAAAGACGCAGAAGCAACGGAGGCCATATGA
- a CDS encoding tetratricopeptide repeat protein, which produces MTDPGNRKGFLDRLMSEADETAHPLLQKIQEYQKMILTVVVAVVIGAASYSGYTFFTERAQQQAQEEMNEILAMQDQEERIQALEKFLEDAPGAMQGGALFELTRIYMDTGKYQEAADAFSRLEKKDDSLQPLALLGRAKAYELMQDYARALEILQEAGDEFPREFINQYHTQKAFVAEQAGDYQQALESYQSLKELAHGADDGFIRYKIDSLRKKTEQQGS; this is translated from the coding sequence ATGACAGATCCCGGCAACAGGAAGGGATTTCTGGACAGGCTCATGAGCGAGGCGGACGAAACCGCCCATCCCCTGCTGCAAAAGATCCAGGAATACCAGAAAATGATCCTCACGGTGGTTGTGGCCGTGGTAATAGGTGCGGCCTCCTATTCCGGGTACACCTTTTTTACCGAGAGGGCCCAGCAACAGGCCCAGGAAGAAATGAATGAAATACTGGCCATGCAGGACCAGGAGGAAAGAATACAGGCCCTGGAGAAATTTCTGGAGGACGCACCCGGTGCCATGCAGGGGGGGGCTCTATTCGAGCTTACCCGTATCTACATGGACACGGGCAAATACCAGGAGGCCGCCGATGCCTTCAGCCGCCTGGAGAAAAAGGACGATTCCCTTCAGCCCCTGGCCCTTCTGGGCCGGGCCAAGGCTTATGAACTCATGCAGGACTATGCCAGGGCTCTGGAGATCCTGCAGGAGGCCGGGGACGAGTTTCCCAGGGAGTTTATAAACCAGTACCACACCCAGAAGGCCTTTGTGGCTGAACAGGCAGGGGATTATCAGCAGGCCCTGGAGTCATACCAGAGCCTTAAAGAGCTGGCCCACGGAGCAGATGATGGATTTATCCGCTACAAGATAGACAGCTTGCGTAAAAAGACAGAACAACAAGGGAGCTAA
- the iorA gene encoding indolepyruvate ferredoxin oxidoreductase subunit alpha, giving the protein MNLLDPKSGARELLLGNEAIVRGALEAGVGFISCYPGTPSSEVPDTFFRLSDRGDYYFEYSINEKVAMEVAGGAALGGVPTLVTMKHVGVNVAADPLMTLAYIGTPGGLVILCADDPGCHSSQNEQDNRYYVRLAGLPCFEPATAQECKDMTREAFELSVRWQQPIMLRTTTRINHMRGPVTFGELPPAKISGEFVKNPQRFVSVPAVGRARHKALLTNLEKIRPEINSSPWNRVYGQGNDGVIVSGVSRAYLSDVLKLYPDLKVKVLELGLGYPFPQDLVADFVQSVDRVLVLEELEPILENEVRLVCQKRGLSTHVQGKDQDLPLFDEYSTSGVTAALHRFLGRDVPDQQICSIEQEKLPARPPNLCAGCSHRSVYVRVRKIFGDDAVYSSDIGCYTLGMLPPLKAADFLLCMGSSVSSGCGMSRAVKNPVVAFIGDSTFFHSGITGLANAVYNQHDLLLVILDNRTTAMTGHQPHPGVDQSLYNKKPGHLDIEPLVKACGVEQVKKVKALNQKALDQALNEMKDAPGVRVLIAEEPCPLYARRVLGQKRTQKAKVAVSDESSLECLHTLACPAFYLEGEEVRISPVHCAGCMVCVQLSSSIKPESRS; this is encoded by the coding sequence ATGAATCTTTTAGATCCAAAATCCGGGGCCAGGGAGTTGCTCCTGGGCAACGAGGCCATCGTCCGCGGTGCATTAGAAGCCGGAGTGGGATTTATTTCCTGCTACCCGGGCACCCCTTCCTCGGAAGTTCCGGACACCTTTTTCCGCCTTTCAGACAGAGGAGATTATTACTTTGAGTACTCCATCAACGAGAAAGTGGCCATGGAGGTCGCCGGAGGTGCTGCCCTGGGAGGCGTCCCCACCCTGGTGACCATGAAGCATGTAGGCGTCAACGTTGCTGCAGACCCCTTGATGACCCTGGCCTACATCGGCACTCCAGGGGGCTTAGTCATCCTGTGCGCCGATGATCCAGGGTGTCATTCCAGCCAGAACGAACAGGACAACCGCTATTATGTGCGCCTGGCCGGTCTGCCCTGCTTTGAGCCGGCCACTGCCCAGGAATGCAAGGACATGACCCGGGAGGCCTTTGAGCTTTCAGTTAGATGGCAGCAGCCCATCATGCTGCGCACCACCACCAGGATCAACCACATGCGCGGTCCCGTGACCTTCGGAGAACTTCCGCCGGCAAAAATCAGCGGAGAGTTCGTCAAGAACCCCCAGCGTTTCGTATCGGTCCCGGCAGTGGGCAGGGCCAGGCACAAGGCCCTTCTAACCAACCTGGAAAAAATACGCCCGGAGATAAATTCCTCCCCCTGGAACCGTGTTTACGGCCAGGGCAATGACGGGGTCATAGTTTCCGGGGTCAGCAGGGCCTATCTCTCGGACGTACTAAAGCTTTACCCGGACCTGAAGGTAAAAGTCCTGGAACTGGGTCTGGGATATCCTTTCCCGCAGGACCTGGTTGCGGATTTTGTGCAAAGCGTGGACAGGGTCCTGGTCCTGGAAGAACTGGAACCCATCCTGGAAAACGAGGTCCGGCTGGTCTGCCAGAAACGCGGACTGAGCACCCATGTTCAGGGCAAGGACCAGGATCTGCCCCTGTTTGATGAATACTCCACCTCCGGGGTCACTGCCGCCCTGCACCGCTTCCTGGGGCGCGATGTGCCGGACCAGCAAATATGCAGCATTGAGCAGGAAAAACTGCCCGCCCGGCCGCCCAATCTGTGCGCCGGCTGCTCGCACCGCTCGGTATATGTCCGGGTGCGCAAAATTTTCGGTGATGACGCTGTATACTCCTCGGATATCGGCTGTTATACTCTGGGCATGCTCCCGCCCCTGAAGGCCGCGGATTTTCTTTTGTGCATGGGCTCGTCGGTATCCTCTGGATGCGGCATGTCCAGGGCCGTAAAAAATCCGGTGGTGGCCTTCATCGGCGACTCCACCTTCTTTCATTCCGGAATTACCGGCCTGGCCAACGCGGTCTACAACCAGCACGATCTTCTGCTGGTTATCCTGGACAACAGGACCACGGCCATGACCGGGCACCAGCCCCATCCGGGAGTGGACCAGTCCCTGTACAACAAAAAGCCCGGACACCTGGACATTGAACCATTAGTCAAGGCCTGCGGAGTGGAACAGGTGAAAAAGGTCAAGGCCCTGAACCAGAAAGCCCTGGACCAGGCCTTAAACGAGATGAAGGACGCCCCGGGTGTCCGGGTGCTCATTGCTGAAGAGCCCTGCCCCCTGTACGCCCGCAGGGTACTGGGACAGAAAAGGACCCAGAAGGCAAAGGTGGCTGTATCCGACGAATCCAGCCTTGAATGCCTGCACACCCTGGCCTGCCCCGCCTTTTACCTGGAAGGAGAAGAGGTCCGCATAAGTCCTGTACACTGTGCCGGCTGCATGGTCTGTGTCCAGCTCAGCAGCAGTATCAAACCCGAGAGCAGGAGTTAA
- a CDS encoding indolepyruvate oxidoreductase subunit beta encodes MKPLRIFFSGVGGQGTLTATRLLAETALENGMEVTAGEIHGMAQRGGVVHSFVLVGGYMSPKISHAEADILLGFEPLETLRALPFLRPGGLALSSDTPIPPLSVSMGKEQYPDIDYIRENVAGCAGKSYFVPCTELAGQAGNVQTANTVLLGAFFAGGFFELDLDVFLKGIQKRLPPKLVDANLKAARLGAEFISSAN; translated from the coding sequence ATGAAACCCTTACGCATCTTTTTTTCCGGTGTAGGCGGCCAGGGCACCCTGACAGCCACCAGGCTCCTGGCGGAAACCGCCCTGGAAAACGGTATGGAAGTAACCGCCGGTGAAATCCACGGCATGGCCCAGCGAGGCGGAGTAGTACACTCCTTTGTGCTGGTGGGTGGTTATATGAGCCCCAAAATATCTCATGCAGAGGCGGACATCCTTCTTGGGTTCGAGCCCCTGGAGACTCTGCGGGCTCTGCCCTTTCTGCGGCCCGGCGGGCTGGCCCTAAGCAGCGATACCCCCATCCCGCCTTTGTCCGTTTCCATGGGAAAGGAACAATATCCGGATATTGACTACATCCGGGAAAATGTCGCCGGATGCGCCGGAAAATCATACTTTGTCCCCTGTACCGAACTGGCCGGCCAGGCAGGCAATGTTCAGACCGCCAACACGGTACTTCTGGGGGCCTTTTTTGCAGGCGGATTTTTTGAGCTGGACTTGGACGTCTTTTTGAAGGGTATCCAGAAAAGACTTCCTCCAAAACTGGTGGATGCAAACCTCAAGGCCGCCAGGCTGGGCGCTGAGTTTATCTCTTCGGCAAATTAA